The Hydrogenobacter sp. T-2 region GGGGTTCGGAGCTAACCCAACCTCAACCATAAGGCTTTCTGTGATAAAGTTTATCTCTTCCTCGGTAAGGTAAGGATGGACTGGTATGGAAAAGACTTCTTTTCTGAATTTTTCTGCGTTTGGTGTGGGTAAGTGCTCCGCACCTCTTAGCTGGTGCAAAAGATAGCTATAATAGACCCTTGCGTCCACACCCTTTTCTCTTAGTTTTTCCACTATGGCGTCTCTGTTGGGATGCCTTAGGGTATAAAGATGGTATACGTGGTATGCTCCTTCTCTTGCCACAGGATGGACAAAGCCACCGTTTAAGGATTGCATATACTTAGAGGCGTTCTCCCTTCTTTTTTTGTTGTGCTCTTCAAGCCTTTTTAGCATAAGGTATCCTATGCCTGCTTGAAACTCGGTTATCCTAACATTAAAGGCAGGGTGGTCTCCAAAGTCTATCCACTTTTTAATCTCTTTAGCGAGTTTGTCGCTGTTTGTGGCTATTGCACCACCTTCTCCCATAGGTAGGTTCTTGGAGGCATAAAAGCTAAAGGCGGAGATATGCCCGAGAGAGCCAGCCCTTTTGCCCTTCCAAAGAGCTCCGTGAGCTTGAGCAGAATCTTCAAGCACATAAAAGCCATACCTTTCAGAGAGCCACATAATGGCGTCCATATCCGCAGTCTGTCCGTATAGATGCACGGGTATAACCACCTTTGGTCTGTATTTTTTTACCGCATCCTCAAGTTGCTCAGGGTCCATGGTATAGTAGCTGTCCACATCCACTACCACTGGCACACCACCCGCAAGATAGACCGCATCAATGGTTGCCATAAAACTCATAGCAGGGACTATTACCCTTTCTCCCTCAA contains the following coding sequences:
- a CDS encoding DegT/DnrJ/EryC1/StrS family aminotransferase, encoding MIKIIEQRFTQEEKELVLEILESGQITRGKWTSLFQEEFAQYLGVKHMFTVCSGTVALFIALKALGVEGERVIVPAMSFMATIDAVYLAGGVPVVVDVDSYYTMDPEQLEDAVKKYRPKVVIPVHLYGQTADMDAIMWLSERYGFYVLEDSAQAHGALWKGKRAGSLGHISAFSFYASKNLPMGEGGAIATNSDKLAKEIKKWIDFGDHPAFNVRITEFQAGIGYLMLKRLEEHNKKRRENASKYMQSLNGGFVHPVAREGAYHVYHLYTLRHPNRDAIVEKLREKGVDARVYYSYLLHQLRGAEHLPTPNAEKFRKEVFSIPVHPYLTEEEINFITESLMVEVGLAPNPLC